From the Moraxella sp. FZFQ2102 genome, the window TCAAGCAGCAAGTGACCATCACACTAGGTGGTGCAGCCGCTGCAAGTGACAGCGTACAGCCGCAAGTGGGCGATGATGAGCTCGTTATTCCTGCCAATATCAACCGCAATGCGCCATGTCCTTGTGGCTCTGGATTGAAATACAAACAATGTCACGGCAAGCTCAGCTAACCTTGTGCAGTTTGGGTAAAAAGGCGGTTTTTAATCGCCTTTTTGTTTGAATCGATGATGGGTAAGATTGGATAATCTACAGCAAGTAAAAAATACCAAGATGTCATCGTATGTAACAAAAAGTATGCTATACTAGATTTATTCAATTTAACGCATTGTCATCCATGATGGCAAAAAACTCAAGGACAACCCATGAAAAAATCATTATTCAGCGTCCTACTGTTATCTGCAACCGTTGCTTTGGCTGCTTGCAGCAAAAAAGCTGAAGAAACCGCACAAACCGCTGAGCCTGCTGATGTGCCGATGAGCGCCGCCCCTGCTGATGTCGCCATTAAGGACAACAGTGAAGATACAGCAGTTGACAGCGCACAAGCCACCGATACGGTAGCTGTAGCAGATGGCACAGCTACCGAAGCTGAGCCTGTGCCTGCTGATGAGTTAGCAGATGAAAATGGTGATATCGCTGAAGCCATCGAATTTGATGATGAAGCAGCAGCGACCGCCACAGCAGATGCTGAAGTGGTGGATGAAAGCGAAACAACCAATAAATAATCTGCTAAACAATCCGCCAATCAGTACAAAAAAACGCCAAGTTATCATTGAACCGCACCCCAAAAGTTAGACAACCTTTGGGGTGTTTTTATGACCAAATACACAATTGACTTTAAACTTGAAGTCATTGATCATTATCACAATGGACTTAGTTGTACTCAGATAGCTAATTTGTTTGGTATAGAAAGTTCTATCGTCCATAACTGGGTGAGACTCTACCAAACTCATGGTATTGATGGCATTCGTATCAGAAAGAGCAAAGCTAGTTATTCACCAGAATTCAAACACACAGCAGTATTGCTTTTCATCATGAATGCGGTAAAAAAGATGCGATTTTGATGCTGTTTTAGGTTACAATATGAATTAAGATAAGTTTACTATGCAAAAACAAACATTTGACTTGGAATTTGACCATCTGATGGGACTGTCAGATGTTGAACTCGACAAGGTACATAAGGTTATGAGCATTTTCGATGTACAGCAAACGCTGAAAAACACTGAACAAATGGTGGCATTAACTGCCGCACAAGTGGAGCGTATGGCGGCTGAAAATCAGCGGATGCAAGCGGTGAATGCAGCAGAATATGAGCGGCTTATCGCTGAAACCATGCGCATTCGTGCAGATTTCGAAAAAGCACAAGCAGAACGAGATAGAATTAATAAAGAAACTCGCTTTTACCCTGTGGTTGCCCTACTAACATCTGCCGCTTTTATCGCTTTTGCGACATCTGTAACAACCGCTTTTGGGGTTTGGTTACTTGGTTTTGTCACCAAGTGAACGCATGGTTGATATTGCAAGCCGTCCAAATGGGCGGCTTTTGCTTGTACAGAATACGCCAAGGCGTATTAATTTGTGGGTGAAGTTTTTAAAAATCCTACTTCCTGTTGGAAATATAATAACCACATCAACCAACAACACAAGGAAACTTAAAAATGCGCACTATGGCACAAGCAATGGCGCAAGCCCACATTAAAGCAATTGCTTCACTGCTCACCAACAAAGAAGCCCTAACAGCGATTGAGCAAGTTAAGCATATGCTTGATACAAAACAGCCGTTATGCAATGCAAGTTTTGCGCTACTGATGAAAGCAGGCGAAATCACAACTAACAGCTATGGCTATTGCCATTTTGCGGTTAATGGTTGTCATTATGACCTTTGGACACTATGTGAACAGCTGATGTAAAGATACAGAAAAAACATAGATCCTGTGCTACACGCCATCTACAGCGAATTGTATGAACGGGATTATTACGGCTCATCCGATGATGATGAATGATTTGGTAAACAAGGTTGATAATTTATGTTCACTATGTTAGATTGTACGCATGACAGACGCACAATATACAAAGGAAACAAAGTCATGCGATCATCAGCAAGAATTAACATTCGCACAACGCCCCACGCCAAAAGCACTGTAGAACAGGCGTGTTCTATGATGGGTGTAAGTATTAGCCATTTCATGATGACATTGGCTTATGAAAAATCCCTAGAGTTGATTAACAGTCAGCTTTATTGGGATCCAAGCGATGCCGATAAAGCATTAATGCAAGATCTTATGGAAAACCCAAGAGAACCCACGCCTGCACTTCAAGAACTCATGCATACCAATCTTGGTGTTAAGGATTTGACTTGATGCAGTTTGAGCATTTAAATAAACATCATGATAGACAGAGTTTTGATTGTGGCAATGTGCAGATCAATTCTTATTTACACCGCTTGGCTGGTCAGCACCATAAAAAAGGCATCTCTAAAGTTCATGTATTGGCGCAAGGATCGGAAATCATCGGGTTTTATACCCTATCCAATCTGATGATCAATATAAAAAGCAAGCATTATCCCAATACAGTGCCTGCGATTTTGATTGGTAGAATTGGTGTGTCTCTCAATCATCAAGGTCAAGGATTTTCCAAGATGCTGCTTACTCATGCGCTACAGAAGATTACCAAGCTTAGCCAAGATACAGGCATTGTGTTTGTTGTGGTTGATGCTAAAGATGAGAAACTTGCGGAATATTACACCAAATTCGGTTTTGTAAGAACGGAATACCCCTTAAGGCTAATACTTGAAGTCTCTACATTACACAAGACGACCCCAGATTAACATCTGGGGTTTTTGATGGTTGATGGTACGCCAAGGCGTTAATAGGTTTAGGGTTGTCCTTGTTCCTTCTACTCCCTGCACCGGTACAATATTCCCAGACACCCCATAAGAGGTTATACTACCCCAAACTAGGAGCAATCTCTCATGACAAAACAGCGTAAGCAGTACAGCAGCGAATTTAAACTAGAAATGGTCAAACTCATTGAAGAACAAAATCAGCGTGTTGTTGATGTTGCTAAGCAATATGATATCGGTAAATCGACTTTAGAAAACTGGCTTAAGCGTTATCGTCTTGAACTTCAAGGCAAGCCATTAGCCACAGGTCATGCCCTAACACCAGAACAACGAGAGCTTGAGCGTCTTCGTAAAGAAAATGCCCAGCTAAGACTTGAGCGAGATATTTTAAAAAAGGCATCCGCTCTATTAGCTCAAGACAGCTTACTATCCCGCTAATAGAGCAATTGATGGGGCAATACAGCATCAGTAAAGCAAAGCTGTGTCAGTTATTTGGTATTTGCCGAAGTACTTATTATGTCAAGCAAAAACCAAAACTACCAACACGCAAAGAGATTGAGCTACGCTTATGGGTAAAACAAGCCTTTGATTGCTCTAAAGGATCAGCAGGATCTAGAAGTATTGCTGCTATGGTTAGCCGTGCGCATCAGATTAAACTGACACGCTATAAAGCACGTCAATTGATGAGAGCACAAGGACTCATCAGTCGTCAAAGCATCAAGCATCGCTATCGTATGGCTGATCAAGCCCATACAGTGCATGACAACTTGCTTAAACGGCAGTTTGCACCAGCTGCACCCAATCAAGTATGGGTATCGGATGTGACGTATATTCACACCAAAGCAGGATTTTGTTATTTGGCAGTGGTGATGGATTTATATGCCAGACACATCATTGGCTTTGCCATGAGTGATCGCCCAAACAGTGAGTTGACCACCAAAGCATTGGCTATGGCTTATACCATACGCTTTCAACCAACCGGTGTGTTATTTCATTCAGATCAAGGATCTCATTACACCAGTCGCACCTTTGCTGATACTATTGCTAGATGTAAGATGACACACAGTATGAGCAGAAAAGGCAACTGTTGGGATAATGCACCAACAGAAAGATTCTTTCGAAGTTTTAAAACCGAATGGATGCCAAAACATGGCTATGAGAATATCCAAGAAGCAAAAGTAGATGTGGTAAATTATATCCTTGGCTATGACAGTCAACTCAGACCCCACAGCTTTAATAACTACCTAAGCCCTGTCGAAAAAGAACGACAGTTTTTTAACAAAACCCTCTTAGGGGTTGTTTGAAAATAGTTGACCGGTACAGTCGCAAGCGAAGCAAATACAGCACTTACCGTGGACAAGTAGGCAAAATCGCTGATCATGTCTTAAACCGTAATTTTAAAGCAGACAAACCTAATCATAAATGGGTAACGGATGTGACTGAGTTTAAAGTGGTGAATGAGCAAGGTAATACAAAGAAGCTTTACTTATCACCCATCATTGATTTATATAACGGTGAGATTATCAGCTATAGCATCAAAGACAGACCGACTTATGAGT encodes:
- a CDS encoding helix-turn-helix domain-containing protein yields the protein MTKYTIDFKLEVIDHYHNGLSCTQIANLFGIESSIVHNWVRLYQTHGIDGIRIRKSKASYSPEFKHTAVLLFIMNAVKKMRF
- a CDS encoding DUF1778 domain-containing protein, producing MRSSARINIRTTPHAKSTVEQACSMMGVSISHFMMTLAYEKSLELINSQLYWDPSDADKALMQDLMENPREPTPALQELMHTNLGVKDLT
- a CDS encoding GNAT family N-acetyltransferase — its product is MQFEHLNKHHDRQSFDCGNVQINSYLHRLAGQHHKKGISKVHVLAQGSEIIGFYTLSNLMINIKSKHYPNTVPAILIGRIGVSLNHQGQGFSKMLLTHALQKITKLSQDTGIVFVVVDAKDEKLAEYYTKFGFVRTEYPLRLILEVSTLHKTTPD
- a CDS encoding transposase, which translates into the protein MTKQRKQYSSEFKLEMVKLIEEQNQRVVDVAKQYDIGKSTLENWLKRYRLELQGKPLATGHALTPEQRELERLRKENAQLRLERDILKKASALLAQDSLLSR
- a CDS encoding IS3 family transposase; the protein is MEQLMGQYSISKAKLCQLFGICRSTYYVKQKPKLPTRKEIELRLWVKQAFDCSKGSAGSRSIAAMVSRAHQIKLTRYKARQLMRAQGLISRQSIKHRYRMADQAHTVHDNLLKRQFAPAAPNQVWVSDVTYIHTKAGFCYLAVVMDLYARHIIGFAMSDRPNSELTTKALAMAYTIRFQPTGVLFHSDQGSHYTSRTFADTIARCKMTHSMSRKGNCWDNAPTERFFRSFKTEWMPKHGYENIQEAKVDVVNYILGYDSQLRPHSFNNYLSPVEKERQFFNKTLLGVV